A section of the Candidatus Cloacimonadota bacterium genome encodes:
- the lptB gene encoding LPS export ABC transporter ATP-binding protein, with protein MEAHKIQAKNLVKIYGRRKVVDNLSMEMQQGEVVGILGPNGAGKTTTFYMILGLAKPNAGKVWLDGKDITRLPMYRRARLGLGYLAQAPSIFAKLTVKQNILAILETLKISRAERKIRLESALEELNLSALANQKAYTLSGGERRKLEITRSLVTNPTFIFMDEPFAGVDPIAVADIQDIISKLRQKNIGVMLTDHNVIETLKIVNRAYIIFEGKIIVSGSSRELINDEKARKLYLGERFMSNPFETQQ; from the coding sequence ATGGAAGCGCACAAGATCCAGGCAAAAAACTTGGTTAAGATATATGGTCGACGCAAAGTTGTCGACAACCTGAGCATGGAAATGCAACAGGGAGAGGTGGTTGGAATCCTGGGCCCCAATGGCGCGGGTAAGACCACCACATTCTATATGATTCTGGGCTTGGCAAAACCGAACGCGGGAAAGGTTTGGCTGGATGGCAAAGATATCACCCGGCTTCCCATGTATCGCCGTGCCAGGCTTGGTTTGGGCTATCTGGCTCAGGCTCCCTCCATTTTTGCCAAGCTCACCGTGAAACAAAATATCTTGGCCATCCTGGAAACTCTGAAAATCAGCCGGGCTGAACGCAAAATCCGCCTGGAAAGCGCTTTGGAAGAGCTGAACTTGAGCGCCCTGGCAAACCAAAAGGCATACACCCTTTCCGGTGGCGAACGCCGTAAACTGGAGATTACGCGCTCGCTGGTCACAAATCCCACCTTCATTTTTATGGACGAACCTTTCGCGGGGGTGGATCCCATCGCGGTGGCGGATATTCAGGATATCATTTCCAAACTCCGTCAGAAAAATATCGGAGTGATGCTGACTGACCACAACGTGATCGAAACTTTGAAAATCGTGAACCGGGCTTATATTATCTTTGAAGGAAAGATCATTGTATCAGGTTCTTCCAGGGAACTGATCAATGATGAAAAAGCCCGTAAACTATATTTGGGCGAACGCTTTATGTCCAACCCATTTGAGACCCAGCAATGA
- the lptC gene encoding LPS export ABC transporter periplasmic protein LptC has protein sequence MDNQTEKMKRGIPDESSTNVTITEYDGKKISYVLKAERIDRWNEKRVMHAYKVDITTFDAEGGGSSLKADSTIVDDARNMVFAYGNVKLVGKEGSVSSQRLIWDRNTDEVQAPDAVTLTKGNNVLRGRNLLTTLSIYPTEMDNISAEGFFEESIFDW, from the coding sequence TTGGACAACCAGACAGAGAAGATGAAGCGCGGAATTCCGGATGAAAGCAGCACAAATGTGACCATCACTGAATACGACGGGAAAAAGATTTCCTACGTCTTGAAGGCGGAACGCATCGATCGCTGGAACGAAAAGCGGGTCATGCACGCCTACAAGGTTGACATCACCACTTTCGACGCCGAGGGTGGAGGCTCCAGCCTGAAGGCAGACAGCACCATCGTGGACGACGCGCGCAACATGGTTTTTGCCTACGGAAATGTGAAACTGGTGGGAAAAGAAGGCAGCGTGAGCAGCCAGCGCCTGATCTGGGACCGCAATACAGACGAGGTTCAAGCGCCGGATGCGGTGACACTGACCAAGGGTAACAACGTATTGCGTGGCAGGAACTTGCTCACCACACTCAGCATTTATCCCACAGAAATGGACAACATATCCGCCGAGGGTTTCTTTGAAGAAAGCATTTTTGATTGGTAG
- a CDS encoding HAD hydrolase family protein has translation MSYEKLVKPTKAMVYWEKIKLLAFDCDGVLTDGRIIYDSAGGESKNFSAQDGLGFMLLWGTDIQTAVITGRESDLLKRRCQDLRISHLFQKIPNKLQIAQGLLKELGLGFNNMLFMGDDWNDIPLMNRAAVSVCPANAPESVKALCDVVTKAKGGHGAVRECIEYVLTRKGIFEEAVLKYLARLS, from the coding sequence CTGGTGAAACCCACGAAAGCCATGGTTTATTGGGAAAAAATCAAACTCTTGGCTTTCGATTGTGACGGGGTTTTGACCGATGGCAGAATTATCTATGACAGTGCCGGCGGCGAGAGCAAGAATTTCAGCGCTCAGGATGGATTGGGATTCATGCTGCTTTGGGGCACAGATATCCAAACAGCGGTCATCACCGGGCGCGAATCCGACCTGCTCAAGCGCCGCTGCCAAGACCTCAGGATTTCTCACCTTTTCCAAAAAATTCCCAACAAATTGCAAATCGCCCAAGGCCTGTTAAAGGAACTGGGGCTTGGTTTTAACAACATGCTCTTTATGGGTGACGACTGGAACGATATCCCGCTGATGAATCGCGCGGCGGTGTCGGTTTGCCCTGCCAACGCTCCGGAGAGCGTCAAAGCGCTCTGCGACGTTGTGACCAAAGCCAAGGGTGGCCACGGTGCGGTCCGGGAATGTATCGAATATGTGCTCACGCGCAAAGGCATCTTTGAAGAAGCCGTTCTCAAATATCTGGCGCGGCTCAGTTAA